Within Hypomesus transpacificus isolate Combined female chromosome 10, fHypTra1, whole genome shotgun sequence, the genomic segment CTCAATACAGGACAATACTAAACTACTGTAAACCTGTGTGCACCTGTTTCGAGTGCATCATTCAGTAATACTGGAACTAGTTTCTTCTTTACATGGCTTCCTGCCATTTCATGTCAAGTCGTTCTCAACATTACTGGTAATGAGAGTCACAAGAGTTCATAGGACTTTGGTTAGCTCACTATTGGTACTTGTGTTCTGGTTTATCCAGAATCTGTCACACTTGATTGATATATTTTCCAGGGAAGTTCTTTATTGACTTGAGACATGTGACTGCCTGTTTTGTGTGGTTTGTGAGTTTCAACTCTTTAGGGGTTACCAGGTATATGTTGATTTCAAGTTGAACTTGGAACATCAGTTAGTATGTGTGGAatactatatattttttatatacatGCACCTGTCTGGTGAGCACCGGTCTGGTAGGTCTTTAAGACGAGCTCTTTAAATAGACATAGACAGAGTTCTCAGACACATGCTGACAGAGTTCTAGAACATGCAGAACAGGTTAGCCTCCTGGCAGAGGGGCAGATTATTACTCAAACATAGATCCCGGATAAAAGATCTCATCTAAGATACACAAAACTAACGTTCAGGTggtgggaaaaaaagaaagaaacatttCAAATCAGTCATCACTTTACTCCTGTTTTGGTGATGGACTCCATTCCATCTCTCTATTCCATCTCTCCATTCTGTCGTTCAGGGACTTGGAGGAGTATGTGGACCAGCTGAGgacagactcctccccctcgtctGACTCCCACCCCGGACAGTTGTCCGTCACCCTGAAGGACGTTGAGGAGGGGGCAGTCAACCTGAGGAGGGTGGGTGAAGCCCTGGCCGGGCTAAAAGGTGAGGCTCAGGCAGGATGACCTGTGTGCATCTGCATGGACAGGTTGTTGGAGCTAAACtccattttcttcttcttccccttttcctctcctctctcctccccctctgcctcctcctccctcaagcGGAGTACCCCTCCCTGCAGGGGAAGATGAGGACGGTGTtgagagtggaggtggaggccgTGCGCTTCCTGAAGGAGGAACCTCTCAAGATGGACAGCATGCTGAAGAGGGTCAAGGCCCTGACAGAGACTCTGAGTGGACTGAGGAGGTACAGATCAAACCATTAAaagtttttggggggggggggttacctggTTGAAACCCTAACTGAGAGATGGAGACTTCCCTGTCATGATAAGGAAGAGAAGAACTCCTCCTGTCACTGCTAAATGGCTGTAAATCTAGAATCTCTCATCAGGTCTTACCTGTAATCAGTTGTAGAGCTCTCCAGTTCAGCTTCCCTGACCTGTAAAAGCTGACAAGTTGTGTTGTCTTCAGATATGTGACAGAGAGCCACTCTCATGGtcctgaggctgggtctggggcaGCCAAGCCAGCCACCATGGAGGGtctggaagagatggaggagtccATCGACCCTGTCCTGAGACCCAACCCCGCCCAGCAATCCCCCAAACCCCAGCCCCGTTCCTCGGTCCGCCCCCCTCTCGCCGCCCCCACCCCGAGGCCTGACCCCACGCCCGCTTCAGCGACACCAGCCTCTCCAGGCGTCGGCCACCGCGTAAGGAGCTCCCCTGCGTCTATCGTAGCATGCCAACACGCCGCCTTCTCTGCTCCGAcgcaccaccctcccccccctctcacccccacccacgGCCGAGACACGCCCACTGTCGCCAAGGTTACTGACAGGATTCTTGATTTATCATCACATTTGTTTAACCTACGTAGTCGCTAGTTAAAGTCGctcaataaaaaattaaaaaaacgtttttccctTGTCCACCAAGGTGAGCCCAAGAAGTCGAGAGGGCAGCCCTGCCGTGCAGAAGAGAGTGGTCCcctggagagcagaggggaacaCCCCCTCCTCAGGCGTTGCAGAGACCGCCGCACGACCGGCACCACTCGGCGAGAGCCAAGCCAGCGTGGGCCCCATCACACCCCCGGCTACAGATGATGAGGTAGGTGGTGTGGTCTTTTAACATTAGTCGACATTTATTGATTCACCTTTTGATTAAAATGtgtgaaatataataataaattaGACCATTTTAAATCATGATCTCTTGGGTTAAACGTTTCCAGACGAAATACACACGAGAATAACCCATTATAAATTTATTGAATTGTATATGTTTTCTGCATCTTTCCTGATCTCTTCAGACTGCAGAGGACGCGGTGAGGGAGGTGAAACAGAGCGATTCTTCCTCCCCAAACCCAAGTGACTTTGACCAGATCCTCCAGGAGGCCCAGGCCAGCCTGATGAGAGCCATACCCAACCTAGATGTTCCTGAGCCTGGGGATGATGTCTCCTCTggtcctcctacccctccagaCCAGCCAGCCACAGTCCAGGCTCCGCCAGACCAAACCTCAGCCTCACAGCTCCTACCAGCCCCAGACATGGATTCTCAGTCCCTGCCCCCTGCAGATCTCCCCTCTGGCCTAACCCTGCCAGATGAGGTGGACGCCCCCCAGCCTAAACCAGCAGCCCGAGGTtagaatctgaatctgaattcggtttatttgccatgtacGTTACACAAACACTTAATTTaatgtggcaggaaggtgcaaacaataaacatatacagaaCTTAAATTAATAGTTTAACTAATtataagaactaaacaatctaaaaATAGAACAATTTAAactataaaatataaataaaaataagaatatgaCACTAGCACAGTAAACAAGACTGCCTGTGTTTGTTCTTGAAGTTGTTTTGAAGAACTGGAAAAATGCTTTCCTTTTCCTTCATGAGAATTTCATTTTTCATACGTGTTTTGGGTCTCATTCAAAGACACGCTGCATTGACCTTTTGGCTCAACCTGACCGGTTTGCGACGGTTTTAacggtgtggtgtgtgtatctctgacAGAGGCAGCTCAGTCCTCCCCAGTCCCAGCTGAGCCCCCAGTCCAGCCGGGCGCTGAGCGCCCCCCCAGGCCCATGGTGGAGAAGCCCCGTAGGCCCagcgtggagagagagaggagactgagCCCTGACAAGGCTGGGAAGTCTCCCCCTCCACCGCCCCCTCGCAGGTTCTACCCAGCCAGCCCCGGGCTCACCACCGGGAGGTCGGGAGAGGTCATCTACACCTCACGCAAGGAATCTGTCaccacacaggtgtgtgtgtgtgtgtgtttgtgtgtgtgtgtgtgtgcgagagagcaAGCGCACCCATTTATGTGCTTTGTACACAAAACCTGTTTATGTGTTGTCCAAATGCAGTTGAACAAATGTTGGACTCTGTCTGTATCtggcaggaagaagaagaggaggaggtggtggttcCTCAGCCTAAACCCATCAGACAGCCCCCTGAAGTCAAACCCAAACCTCAGaccaccctccttcctccccctgcccctgcccccaaAACCGAAcatcaggaggaagaggaggaagaagatcaGTTCATGAAGGAGCTACaggtaaacacaaacactgtcaaaTACTAATTGACGGTACCCATACAGTTACACTGTAGTACTAATTACACATTAAAGTCCGATGATTACGCCGCCATCCTGTGGGAGTGTGACTCTACTGCCATCTCCTGGTCAACGAAGGAATCACCATGAAGATTCAGTTTAATTCCCATTAATTTGTCTTAGGCTCAAATTGTGTTAGAGGAACCAACCTTGGCTGTTTCTGACACCATTCCAGCTTCATATGCCCCACACATGGAAGTCATTAATACTGTTTTAACCCctggtgacctttgacctcacctttgacctccccAGGTGTTTCAGAAGTGCTCTGTGAGAGAGTTAGGAGCCAGGTGTGTGGTTGACCTATCAGGCTCTGGCTCCAAGGctagagagatacagacacagCCTTCTGtcttacccacacacacacaggtaactggTCGAGGCGGGTCACTGGACTAATACTAATTTGCTACCAAAATAATGACTTACTTTCTCAATCTAACcagatctggtgtgtgtgtgtttttcctggTTAATATACTTAACATACACTTACTCATATCTTCACTACCTAAAACTAACCTGACTAGATCTATTTCACAGAGATGTTTGATTTGAGTTATGATTGAACTCTCATTGTATAACGTCTCCTACCTCTGGGGTTTGCGGTCGCCACTGGAATGGATCCACTTTCTTCAGTTTCTTCAGTACAAGCACCTAAGAAAAAGGTTTCTTCAATACTGGCACTTACATCTCTTGCTTTTTCCCTTTCAAACTGAAGGAAGACTGTGATGAAATCATGTTATGTGGCTGTCTCCCTTTTCAAGATAACATGTGCATGTACAGGCAGTCTGCTCTGCTCCAGTCTatttcctctctgctctgtgccACGCTTGTCAGTCCTGAGGTGATTAATGGGTGGAACTTTCTTTTCATCCGGAAAACGTTTCCTTTCATGGTTCTGACAGCTCCATGGTATTAATGTTGGCTGAGATCACTCGATTTTCATCCACTCACCCCAGGTACAACTTTCTGTTCTCTTCCATTCTGTAATAACTACACTAATTGTTCTCTTGCTACAGTGTAGCAAGTCTGCATTCCTATTAATGTGTCAAAGAAAACCACTATGTTCCAAAACATATACGTAGTTGGCCCTAGCCCTGTCAGGAAAGACCTTTTATCCTCTCTTACAAGGTTTTCTACTGACACATACATTATTATGACAAATActtttttcatctttttttccaggtcTTGTATTACGTCACGGCTCAGATGTCCAATGAGAATGTGTCATCCGGAGGGATTGACCAATCCGAAGGCAAGGGGGGGACCCTGCCCTCCTCACAGGTGGCCAATTGTACTGCTCCTGATCTAATCCAGCGGCCAGAGTTACTAACACCAGAGCAGTTACCTTTTCTGTCCAACATCCAAGATGGCGTGCCCAACCCAGAGCAAGTTGTAGCTGGGCTggaacagagggagaagagCTCAGGAACTAAACAAGACATGGGGGGTCCTGTTCAGGTAGTGGAGGTAGCCAAGCAGATGCCTTCCTCCATATCAGGCCCTGCCGTGAGGCAAGTTGTATCTCCACCCGTCCTTCAGGACAGTGTTCCAGGAGGCCAGTGTTCCATCAGGACCTCGCCAACATGGCCGCAGGTTCAGAGTCACAAAGCAGGTCCGGAAGATCCCGTTAGTACAAGCGGGCCCCCTCCCTCATCGTCTCCACAGATTGTGATTGACACCCAGGGCAGCCAACAGGAGGTGTTGATGAGGTCATCTCGGGCTCGTGCCAGGTACACAGAGGAGGGCAGCAGCCTGAATCCCGACCTACCAGAACAAgaggccccgcctcctccccctccctcattgGACCACATGGCCTTTATGATCACCAATAGCAAGGTTCAGGCCCTGTCGAGGGGGGAGTACCAGCAGCTGGTCAGCACCAGCGGATCCCAGGTCCAGACTGTCACTGTGAGCAATGACGATGCTACCTCCACTGACCAGCAGGAGGAGCACTATGATAACCAGTATGACAGGAAGCCTGTGATCTTTGTCTTTGACGAGCCCATGGATATCCATTCGGCTTACAAGAGACTGTCCACCATTTTTGAGGGTGAGGAAGAGCTGGACCGGATGATATCCTCACAGGGGTGTAttcaggaggaagatgaggatgaggaagaggaggagacagggagaagttTAAATCAGGTAACAACCAGCAGGGATGTAG encodes:
- the si:ch211-207d6.2 gene encoding sickle tail protein isoform X5, producing the protein MSEEDPLPAVAAFTRGCRARASLPVARSSSQPRDRPLGVLYLQYGEETKQIRMPSDISGDIVRALFVSAFPQHLTMKMLESPSVAIYIKDDTRNVYYELSDVRNITAQSCLKVYHKDPAHAFNRNSARPGNSQDGRIPREILYGSHSPVHSLQSSNRSALHTLQGSMSPPTIRSMPSSPSRIPYGSRGAGSAGGAGSATLPRDRMSSVGTGRSVTPCPSSSAILERRDVKPDEDLGCSKSMALVVRGEGGVFPDPYSTLQEGGRLSIASSQGSAPAPLADVVDRAAIKPYGDILEQQHSLYRQKSRRYGESQLPPMGTKTPPPSPHRVGEVRMIDSHSAVATVVAAQGHVAAERMSPIRRSLRRDSNGTVEVISRTRSSVSSSSSSSVFVDLPAGHPDRVFQSPITPNDPQTSERMKAMEQQIASLAGLVQHALAIAPTISEVDGKTAAIPVNNTLGVSLVPAARSPAPLTDSSGSSPQAPPPDAVLQTALSSAQRNVSDLRLQLQQLRQLQVQNQQSVRGMLRMMEEEMASMMADRLRTMEERLRSSREPGHRQRAAVDQERLQYLGMEERVLMQLGDLEEYVDQLRTDSSPSSDSHPGQLSVTLKDVEEGAVNLRRVGEALAGLKAEYPSLQGKMRTVLRVEVEAVRFLKEEPLKMDSMLKRVKALTETLSGLRRYVTESHSHGPEAGSGAAKPATMEGLEEMEESIDPVLRPNPAQQSPKPQPRSSVRPPLAAPTPRPDPTPASATPASPGVGHRVRSSPASIVACQHAAFSAPTHHPPPPLTPTHGRDTPTVAKVSPRSREGSPAVQKRVVPWRAEGNTPSSGVAETAARPAPLGESQASVGPITPPATDDETAEDAVREVKQSDSSSPNPSDFDQILQEAQASLMRAIPNLDVPEPGDDVSSGPPTPPDQPATVQAPPDQTSASQLLPAPDMDSQSLPPADLPSGLTLPDEVDAPQPKPAAREAAQSSPVPAEPPVQPGAERPPRPMVEKPRRPSVERERRLSPDKAGKSPPPPPPRRFYPASPGLTTGRSGEVIYTSRKESVTTQEEEEEEVVVPQPKPIRQPPEVKPKPQTTLLPPPAPAPKTEHQEEEEEEDQFMKELQVFQKCSVRELGARCVVDLSGSGSKAREIQTQPSVLPTHTQVLYYVTAQMSNENVSSGGIDQSEGKGGTLPSSQVANCTAPDLIQRPELLTPEQLPFLSNIQDGVPNPEQVVAGLEQREKSSGTKQDMGGPVQVVEVAKQMPSSISGPAVRQVVSPPVLQDSVPGGQCSIRTSPTWPQVQSHKAGPEDPVSTSGPPPSSSPQIVIDTQGSQQEVLMRSSRARARYTEEGSSLNPDLPEQEAPPPPPPSLDHMAFMITNSKVQALSRGEYQQLVSTSGSQVQTVTVSNDDATSTDQQEEHYDNQYDRKPVIFVFDEPMDIHSAYKRLSTIFEGEEELDRMISSQGCIQEEDEDEEEEETGRSLNQVTTSRDVVEVNNEAVNSVNTSTGNPSIAVVQRKARSRSDDQYQANTETTDNNKQETKKKFKFKFPKNKLAAISQALRTGTKTGKKTLQVVVYEEDAGEVQGKKTTKEIKRLEITPKPYKDPKHGATVTNTSNSVPSLGSPLRSDSKSRTEEICKSAYDSINSLEETIKQLEITVDTIGVSSPKTHNPGSRQKPRSPSTTTTTTATTTISPAIPAKQEREGSTSKRPASQGSKALKAPQTKKARSQLPNPTLTVSAKKQSGSGPPSSSRLGSSKPSGSPEKPAKGQSLQDNQRQFRQSQICYSISESESSRPHV